One stretch of Brevibacillus laterosporus DNA includes these proteins:
- a CDS encoding site-specific integrase: protein MTGYFRKRGNTWSFTVDIGRKPDGSREQKTKGGFKTKKEAEKACAELITLVGKDNYIEPSKKTISDLMLEWLDYQLKATLRLSTYENYSKAILKRLIPAFGHVKLGELKPIHIQKYYKRLQDEDLSPEYVTYLHAIMRSFMKYQIRIQNIQSNIFDLVDPPTIRKKEKAVWSIEEINRFLSIAKEEKNHNFYMIYLIAIYTGLRRGEVLALRWKDIDLANGKLSVCQNLYYSKGCEFHFWEPKTGRSNRLVSIPESLVKELHVHKELQQTHINKVREVYEDHGLVIANELGIPVHPRSLTDNFRRLIKKSNVTKIRFHDLRHTHATILLQLGEHVKIVSERLGHSDASMTMNVYSHVTRDMQEHAARRFEKAMQIDIQNRRIDK from the coding sequence ATGACAGGATACTTTAGAAAACGTGGTAACACATGGTCGTTCACTGTAGATATAGGAAGAAAACCAGATGGCTCCAGAGAACAAAAAACTAAAGGCGGATTCAAAACCAAAAAGGAAGCTGAAAAAGCATGTGCAGAATTAATTACCCTAGTTGGAAAGGATAATTACATAGAACCATCCAAAAAAACGATATCTGACCTTATGCTCGAATGGTTAGACTATCAGTTAAAGGCTACTCTACGTTTATCCACTTATGAAAATTATTCAAAGGCTATTTTAAAACGCCTAATCCCTGCATTTGGTCATGTTAAATTAGGAGAGTTAAAACCGATACACATCCAAAAATACTATAAAAGACTTCAAGATGAAGATCTTTCTCCTGAGTACGTTACATACCTACATGCAATTATGCGCAGTTTTATGAAGTATCAGATTAGGATACAGAATATTCAATCTAATATTTTTGATTTGGTTGATCCACCTACCATACGAAAAAAAGAAAAAGCAGTATGGTCAATTGAAGAAATTAATCGCTTTCTTAGTATTGCCAAGGAAGAAAAAAATCATAACTTTTACATGATTTATCTCATTGCGATCTATACAGGATTACGTAGAGGTGAAGTTTTAGCCTTACGTTGGAAAGATATTGATTTAGCGAATGGAAAGCTTAGTGTCTGCCAAAATCTTTATTATTCAAAAGGGTGTGAGTTTCATTTTTGGGAACCAAAAACGGGTCGCTCTAACCGTCTAGTATCTATACCTGAATCCTTAGTGAAAGAATTACATGTCCATAAAGAGTTACAACAAACTCATATCAACAAGGTTAGAGAAGTCTATGAGGATCATGGCCTAGTTATTGCGAATGAATTAGGAATCCCTGTTCATCCACGAAGCCTTACAGACAATTTTAGAAGATTAATCAAGAAAAGTAATGTTACTAAGATTAGGTTTCATGACTTACGTCATACTCATGCAACTATTCTTTTACAGTTAGGGGAACATGTCAAGATCGTTTCTGAGCGCCTTGGTCATTCAGATGCTTCTATGACTATGAATGTATACAGTCATGTCACTAGAGATATGCAAGAACATGCTGCAAGAAGATTTGAAAAGGCTATGCAAATAGATATTCAAAATAGGAGGATTGACAAATGA
- a CDS encoding DUF3139 domain-containing protein, translated as MKKLYLSIIALLIAFLVIYNFEWLIGGYSSKKEEIKNQVETYLINEKKYKESDITEINVDYQRKFAAYGTRVIFSDEKDKTYGYSVIDGEVIQTGYGASKYNKGQLSDEAKHKE; from the coding sequence TTGAAAAAATTATATTTGTCTATAATAGCCTTATTGATTGCATTCTTAGTTATTTATAACTTTGAGTGGCTTATTGGCGGTTACTCATCAAAGAAAGAAGAAATAAAAAATCAAGTAGAAACCTACTTAATAAATGAAAAAAAGTACAAAGAAAGTGATATTACAGAAATTAACGTTGATTATCAAAGGAAGTTCGCTGCGTATGGTACTAGAGTCATTTTTAGTGACGAGAAAGATAAAACTTATGGCTATAGCGTTATTGATGGAGAGGTCATACAAACAGGTTATGGAGCTTCTAAGTATAATAAAGGTCAATTAAGTGATGAAGCAAAACATAAGGAATAA
- a CDS encoding XRE family transcriptional regulator, translated as MVSYLRGECLLQPVLNFIGMKQAELARRTGLSARMISHYATNTKQMSPEAMYTITCIIQMYMPNFRMEHLYEWEREQ; from the coding sequence ATGGTATCTTACCTACGCGGAGAATGCCTATTACAGCCCGTTCTGAACTTTATTGGTATGAAGCAAGCTGAGTTAGCGAGGCGAACAGGTTTGTCGGCTAGAATGATATCGCATTATGCCACAAACACAAAACAAATGTCTCCAGAAGCTATGTATACCATTACTTGCATCATTCAGATGTACATGCCAAACTTCCGCATGGAACATCTCTATGAATGGGAACGGGAACAATAG
- a CDS encoding replication initiation factor encodes MILKAIDTLEFGLIVEDYQSAFSSYLEEFEKLKKAAQESMNIQTITIGSLVLTVERTGIPFYTYKLTSKDFSICFVKTEMNSNPPIVVKFFSEYLWSYGCNQAYQNFLDWFSTFDATLLTNKLSRTDICVDTDEVTFKQIDSKGVVSRARKKEERFVPSEFSEGREFSGLKIGARGSLHCRIYNKLIELAVSGKSWFKQIWIDNGWDESKVVWRVEFEIRRHVLKQFSINTIEELLKKEDRLWAYLTGEWLSIRQPSKDNVSRWKVKRKWKIIENAGLNYQPSPLVREVIKQGNLLQLLNQTAGLMLSVAAISKHDTIEDTSRVIQSWVELKLSHKNSTFNQEMHLRRDRYLLPNQNKIGEMEYEQ; translated from the coding sequence TTGATACTGAAAGCTATTGACACACTCGAATTTGGATTAATAGTAGAAGATTATCAATCTGCTTTTTCTTCTTATCTTGAAGAATTTGAAAAACTAAAGAAGGCTGCCCAAGAATCAATGAATATTCAAACCATCACAATTGGTAGTCTTGTATTAACCGTTGAAAGAACTGGTATCCCTTTTTATACCTATAAATTAACCAGTAAAGACTTTTCGATTTGTTTTGTGAAAACTGAAATGAATTCTAATCCGCCTATTGTAGTTAAATTCTTCTCTGAGTATTTATGGTCATATGGTTGCAATCAAGCTTATCAAAACTTTTTAGATTGGTTTTCCACCTTCGATGCAACTCTACTGACTAATAAGCTATCACGTACTGACATATGTGTGGACACTGATGAAGTTACTTTTAAACAAATTGATTCTAAGGGAGTAGTTTCTAGAGCAAGAAAAAAAGAAGAACGATTCGTTCCTAGTGAATTTTCTGAGGGTCGTGAATTTAGTGGATTAAAAATTGGAGCAAGAGGTAGTTTACACTGTCGTATTTACAACAAGCTAATTGAGTTAGCTGTATCAGGTAAATCATGGTTTAAGCAAATCTGGATCGATAATGGCTGGGATGAATCGAAGGTCGTTTGGCGAGTTGAATTTGAGATAAGAAGGCATGTCCTAAAGCAATTTTCTATTAACACCATAGAAGAATTACTTAAAAAGGAGGATAGATTGTGGGCATATCTAACTGGAGAATGGCTTTCTATAAGACAACCTTCAAAAGATAATGTTAGTAGATGGAAGGTTAAACGAAAGTGGAAAATCATTGAGAATGCAGGTCTTAATTATCAGCCTTCTCCATTAGTTAGAGAGGTAATTAAACAAGGAAACCTTTTGCAATTACTAAATCAAACTGCTGGGCTGATGCTCTCTGTAGCAGCAATTAGTAAACACGATACTATTGAAGACACAAGTAGAGTAATTCAATCATGGGTCGAATTAAAACTGTCTCATAAAAACTCGACTTTTAATCAAGAAATGCACCTGAGAAGAGATAGGTACTTGTTACCTAATCAAAATAAAATAGGAGAAATGGAATATGAACAATAA
- a CDS encoding site-specific DNA-methyltransferase, whose protein sequence is MKAVGGSVGAFGPPQSGNKERKYGEERGRPGSHLGGSIPWQGSTRNKRSVWTVATAKTAEAHFAVFPPKLIEPCILAGCPQGGIVLDPFTGSGTTPVVARNSGRHFIAIELNPEYIKIAENRIKRETAQMNIFEFGT, encoded by the coding sequence ATGAAAGCAGTGGGCGGCTCTGTAGGGGCATTTGGTCCACCGCAGTCTGGAAACAAGGAACGAAAATATGGGGAAGAAAGGGGACGTCCTGGATCGCACTTAGGAGGTAGTATCCCTTGGCAGGGATCCACAAGAAATAAACGATCTGTTTGGACGGTAGCGACAGCGAAAACAGCAGAAGCTCATTTTGCAGTGTTTCCACCAAAGTTGATAGAACCTTGTATATTGGCAGGTTGCCCTCAAGGTGGAATAGTGCTTGATCCATTCACGGGATCCGGAACCACACCAGTAGTGGCCAGAAACTCAGGACGGCATTTTATAGCGATAGAATTAAACCCTGAATATATCAAAATAGCAGAAAATCGGATTAAGAGAGAGACAGCACAAATGAACATCTTTGAGTTTGGTACTTAA
- a CDS encoding XRE family transcriptional regulator, with the protein MQALEYSYQEAQIELRQHLQDALDKKEWKQKDLILATGIDSVTLSQIMNNKRGLTLPQLDAITEALGLPKDTFYEYFIGECFNESGKLSPVKTADFFTSCINVERYDITKRIIELIKDDTDRRRLLDNTFKMAEHIFSSDQRNYSLPLYDIVTANSTTRNERAAISYFKRFVIARDIDLTVSGYQTLHQLLEYLPILPEEYKLEAYYKILTFYNAVEKWGELLKYAAELKELAITLNDNKFIAEALLYESFSYREMKDYNKALLITKEYANYEGFQQISKLNELLFSIEMGHVEYIDNFASLATDVEIFMLLPVAVETYLQNKDIESIQKLICTFEEQIKKIACQTSIPTKRHKLKLYQALASYYFIIEDSNKGFEYIFEALDLAIMFKNVERVRSIILKYYEYDYLATPEQKDKFVDVMTERDGDLHEARNNFLTSDSFLVRLYRNEF; encoded by the coding sequence ATGCAAGCTTTGGAATACAGTTATCAAGAGGCACAAATAGAACTACGTCAGCATTTGCAAGATGCACTTGATAAAAAAGAATGGAAACAAAAAGATTTGATTCTCGCCACCGGAATTGATTCAGTTACTTTGAGTCAAATAATGAACAACAAACGGGGATTGACATTACCTCAATTAGACGCTATTACAGAAGCTTTAGGATTACCGAAAGACACCTTCTATGAGTATTTTATTGGGGAATGCTTTAACGAATCAGGAAAATTGTCACCTGTTAAAACTGCTGATTTTTTCACAAGTTGTATCAACGTAGAACGATATGACATTACAAAGAGGATCATAGAATTGATCAAAGATGATACAGATAGAAGAAGGCTTCTTGATAACACCTTTAAGATGGCAGAGCATATTTTTTCATCCGATCAAAGAAACTATAGTCTGCCCTTGTATGATATCGTGACCGCGAACAGTACAACACGTAATGAACGAGCAGCCATTTCTTATTTTAAACGATTTGTAATAGCTAGAGATATAGACCTTACTGTCTCTGGGTATCAAACTCTTCACCAACTTTTAGAATACCTTCCTATACTTCCAGAAGAATATAAACTAGAAGCGTATTATAAAATATTAACTTTTTATAATGCCGTAGAAAAATGGGGGGAATTATTAAAGTATGCAGCAGAATTGAAGGAATTGGCTATCACGTTAAACGATAACAAATTCATAGCGGAAGCCTTACTATATGAATCCTTTAGTTATCGAGAAATGAAAGATTATAATAAAGCATTGCTTATAACTAAAGAATATGCTAACTATGAAGGCTTTCAGCAAATTTCAAAATTAAACGAATTATTATTTTCAATAGAAATGGGCCATGTCGAATACATTGACAACTTTGCTAGTTTAGCTACTGATGTTGAAATATTTATGTTATTGCCAGTTGCTGTTGAAACATATTTACAGAATAAAGATATAGAAAGCATTCAAAAACTGATCTGTACCTTTGAAGAACAAATCAAAAAAATTGCTTGTCAAACAAGCATTCCTACCAAAAGACATAAGCTAAAACTTTATCAAGCATTAGCCTCATATTATTTTATAATTGAGGATAGCAATAAAGGGTTTGAATACATCTTTGAAGCTCTAGACCTAGCTATCATGTTTAAAAATGTAGAAAGAGTCCGTAGCATTATTTTGAAGTATTATGAATATGATTATCTTGCAACACCAGAACAAAAAGACAAATTTGTCGATGTCATGACAGAAAGGGACGGTGATTTACATGAAGCGAGGAATAATTTTCTTACTAGCGATTCTTTCCTTGTACGGCTTTACAGAAACGAATTTTGA
- a CDS encoding TetR/AcrR family transcriptional regulator has product MTNRIDRRILRTRQLLREVFLDLALENGIDNITVKELTDRAGLNRGTFYLHYQDIQDFVEQFKNEILEGFYSIIKKLGHDIDRQEPFAAPPPYGYVRPFEYVVEHKRFFQVFMRPNGDTSFGSRLTQLIREQFHGSYRYFKTENLSEIPVKQQYLFAYLASAYVGTIHFWIQRDLDLSPTELTILFSQISRLGSAHLNFNF; this is encoded by the coding sequence ATGACAAATAGAATTGATCGCCGAATTCTCAGGACTCGTCAACTGTTACGCGAAGTGTTTCTTGATCTGGCGTTAGAAAACGGTATAGACAACATTACCGTAAAAGAACTGACCGATAGAGCTGGCTTGAACAGGGGCACCTTTTATTTGCATTATCAGGATATACAAGATTTTGTTGAACAATTTAAGAACGAAATACTGGAAGGCTTTTATTCAATAATTAAAAAGCTTGGTCACGACATCGATCGGCAAGAGCCTTTTGCTGCCCCGCCACCTTATGGCTATGTTCGCCCCTTTGAATACGTGGTTGAACACAAACGATTCTTTCAGGTATTCATGAGACCAAATGGAGACACGTCCTTCGGATCTCGATTGACCCAATTAATACGTGAGCAGTTTCATGGTTCATATCGCTATTTCAAAACCGAAAACTTGAGTGAGATCCCCGTCAAACAGCAATATTTATTTGCCTACCTTGCCTCTGCCTATGTGGGAACCATTCACTTCTGGATACAGCGAGATCTCGACCTGTCACCAACAGAATTGACCATATTATTCTCACAAATCTCACGCCTCGGATCGGCGCACCTGAATTTTAATTTCTAA
- a CDS encoding YolD-like family protein has protein sequence MATKILDPLVTKFILPEHAEMLRQLHEDKKLVEKPIIEEDELAEFCYRISDSRQHDYALTINWWKATKGDRGVIESAWGWVEKFDSTFKQIKLKNDEDFWWIPVEDVVKIENN, from the coding sequence ATGGCTACTAAAATTCTTGATCCGCTTGTAACGAAATTTATTTTACCTGAGCATGCCGAGATGTTACGTCAGCTCCACGAGGATAAGAAACTAGTTGAGAAGCCGATCATTGAAGAGGATGAGCTAGCCGAGTTCTGTTATCGAATTTCTGACTCACGTCAGCATGACTACGCTCTTACAATCAACTGGTGGAAAGCAACAAAAGGGGATAGGGGCGTAATTGAATCAGCTTGGGGATGGGTAGAGAAGTTTGATTCAACGTTTAAACAGATTAAGCTAAAGAACGATGAGGATTTCTGGTGGATACCTGTAGAGGATGTAGTGAAGATTGAAAACAATTGA
- a CDS encoding S24 family peptidase, translating into MDYYKMLIDMIEKSGLTLQEIANRCEVEHGVKINRSYISKLQTRKQAPASDEVNVALAKVCGGDVEKFRYEGYIEKAPDFIKDFIQEVSIVLKEMSMVTLKKHFPEKLLEKSITEIDNRSALDILEISKKYLAEIKNGVQDLFDPELMLSFVGFEMKDDSMEPVIPKGSIVNIDYRKVINNGDIVFVSLVESNEENYLIRRAINLGDKVMLISEKSHYEAQEIEKKAIKHMWKVTATRIEF; encoded by the coding sequence ATGGATTACTATAAAATGCTAATAGACATGATTGAAAAAAGTGGCCTAACACTTCAAGAAATTGCAAATAGATGTGAAGTTGAGCATGGAGTAAAAATTAATAGATCTTATATAAGTAAATTACAAACGAGAAAGCAAGCGCCTGCTTCTGATGAAGTTAACGTTGCGTTAGCAAAAGTTTGTGGTGGGGATGTAGAAAAGTTTCGATACGAGGGATATATTGAAAAGGCTCCGGATTTCATCAAGGATTTTATACAGGAGGTTTCAATAGTACTTAAGGAAATGTCTATGGTTACATTGAAGAAACATTTTCCAGAAAAACTATTAGAGAAATCAATAACTGAAATAGATAATAGATCAGCTTTAGATATTCTGGAAATATCAAAAAAATATCTAGCTGAAATAAAAAATGGAGTCCAAGATTTATTTGATCCTGAACTAATGTTATCTTTTGTCGGCTTTGAAATGAAAGATGATTCTATGGAACCAGTAATACCTAAAGGATCGATTGTTAATATAGATTATAGGAAAGTGATTAATAATGGAGATATAGTTTTTGTTAGTCTTGTAGAAAGTAACGAGGAAAATTATCTTATTAGGAGAGCAATCAATTTAGGAGATAAGGTGATGCTAATCAGTGAAAAATCTCATTATGAAGCTCAAGAAATAGAGAAAAAGGCAATAAAACATATGTGGAAGGTAACTGCTACTAGAATAGAATTTTAA
- a CDS encoding PBSX family phage terminase large subunit: MVEKEVNPHFEEFLFNWDHKFYFLVGGYGSSKSYHVALKLVLKLLEEKRTALVIREVYDTIRDSCFTLFEDIVIELGLDEKIRFVTSPMQIRFPNGSKIIFKGMDKPAKLKSIHNVSIIWIEECSEVKYDGFKELTGRLRHPTMKLHMILSTNPVSTSNWCYKHFFKNTKAKHFVLDDRDLYQERVMVVKDTYYHHSKADDNLFLPGSYIEQLEELKIHDPDLHRIARKGEFGVNGIVVFPQFVTQPHEVVMNAIGSIRKPIMRAGMDFGFQTSYNASLRLAVDHNEKILYIYWEYYKNQMTDDKTVEEIDEFKRSGELIKADSAEPKTIRFFRQKGFNMRAAKKFQGSREQYTKKIKRFKKIICSDQCPNKIEELKELTFAVDKQGELLEDEFTIDPHTLSAIWYALDDYEVSDLRGGSVSFD; this comes from the coding sequence ATGGTTGAGAAAGAGGTTAACCCTCACTTTGAAGAGTTTTTGTTCAACTGGGATCACAAGTTTTATTTTCTGGTTGGTGGTTATGGTTCTTCCAAAAGCTATCATGTTGCTCTCAAGCTTGTATTGAAGCTACTAGAAGAAAAACGAACTGCTCTAGTGATTCGTGAAGTTTACGACACTATCCGAGACTCTTGCTTCACGTTATTTGAGGATATCGTCATAGAGCTAGGGCTTGATGAGAAGATAAGGTTTGTAACATCACCTATGCAGATTCGTTTTCCTAACGGTAGCAAGATCATATTCAAAGGAATGGACAAGCCTGCCAAACTGAAATCCATTCATAACGTCTCAATCATCTGGATAGAAGAGTGTTCAGAGGTTAAGTATGACGGGTTCAAAGAGCTTACTGGGCGCTTGCGGCATCCAACTATGAAGCTACACATGATCTTGTCAACGAATCCAGTAAGTACATCTAACTGGTGCTACAAACACTTTTTCAAGAACACCAAGGCGAAGCATTTTGTCCTGGATGATCGAGATTTGTATCAAGAAAGGGTTATGGTAGTCAAAGATACGTATTACCATCACTCTAAAGCAGATGATAACTTGTTTCTTCCCGGCAGTTATATTGAGCAACTAGAAGAGTTGAAAATACATGATCCAGATTTGCATAGGATTGCCCGTAAAGGTGAGTTTGGAGTTAATGGAATCGTTGTATTCCCTCAGTTCGTTACACAGCCACATGAGGTGGTTATGAATGCCATAGGCAGTATTAGAAAACCGATCATGCGTGCTGGCATGGACTTTGGTTTCCAGACTTCATATAACGCTTCGTTACGGCTTGCTGTGGATCATAACGAAAAGATTCTTTACATCTACTGGGAGTATTACAAAAACCAAATGACAGATGATAAGACGGTTGAGGAAATAGATGAGTTTAAACGTTCTGGTGAGCTTATCAAAGCTGATAGTGCTGAACCAAAAACCATTCGTTTCTTCCGTCAAAAAGGATTTAACATGAGGGCAGCCAAGAAGTTTCAAGGCTCCCGTGAGCAGTACACAAAGAAGATCAAACGTTTTAAAAAAATTATATGTTCCGATCAATGCCCAAACAAGATTGAGGAATTGAAAGAACTGACATTTGCAGTCGATAAACAAGGGGAATTACTCGAAGATGAGTTCACGATTGACCCCCACACGTTATCGGCAATTTGGTATGCACTAGATGATTACGAGGTATCAGACTTAAGAGGCGGGTCAGTTTCTTTTGACTAG
- a CDS encoding DNA-binding protein gives MNNNTQTKKIEDYPLVLNASDLSEIIGVSKRVAYEIMELNNFPLIRIGRCKRVARDSFFSWLNMQAGNTI, from the coding sequence ATGAACAATAATACTCAAACAAAAAAAATTGAAGATTATCCTTTGGTATTAAACGCTTCCGATCTATCGGAAATCATTGGAGTATCTAAGCGTGTAGCATACGAGATCATGGAGCTAAATAACTTCCCTCTTATCCGTATAGGACGATGCAAACGGGTTGCTAGAGACTCATTCTTTTCATGGCTCAATATGCAAGCTGGTAATACGATATGA
- a CDS encoding phage antirepressor protein: MNQLQVIEQREVLGKGFTVYGDLDQPLFLAKDVAGWIEHSNPRSMLRTVDESEKAKISYPVNNPYGGYQEEEQWFLTEDGVYEVLMQSRKPIAKQFKKQVKEILKSIRKHGMYAKDEILDNPDLLMDVVTKLKDERDKRLTAEMKALALEQQVAEYEPKITYLDQILQSKDAVTVTQIAKDYGMTGTELNRLLNEGVIQYKQNDQWLLYRKYQNEGYTKSMTLTIPRSNGSLKVKMNTRWTQKGRLFIHELLKKRNITAIIDRKDIGA; this comes from the coding sequence ATGAATCAATTACAAGTAATCGAGCAGCGTGAGGTATTAGGCAAAGGATTCACCGTTTACGGAGACTTGGATCAGCCTTTATTTTTGGCAAAGGACGTTGCAGGATGGATCGAACATAGTAATCCTAGATCAATGCTACGTACGGTTGACGAGAGTGAAAAAGCGAAAATCTCCTACCCTGTAAACAATCCTTACGGCGGGTACCAGGAGGAAGAACAGTGGTTTCTCACGGAAGATGGGGTTTACGAAGTCTTAATGCAAAGTCGTAAACCAATTGCTAAACAGTTCAAGAAACAAGTAAAAGAAATTCTAAAGTCTATCCGCAAACACGGTATGTATGCCAAGGACGAGATTTTAGACAATCCTGACTTGTTGATGGATGTAGTCACTAAGCTCAAAGATGAACGGGATAAGCGTTTAACAGCCGAAATGAAAGCATTGGCCTTGGAACAACAAGTAGCAGAGTACGAACCAAAAATTACGTATCTGGACCAGATTCTACAAAGCAAGGATGCTGTAACCGTTACACAAATCGCAAAGGATTACGGCATGACTGGAACAGAGCTGAACCGTTTACTTAACGAAGGAGTCATACAGTACAAGCAGAACGATCAATGGCTCTTATATCGCAAGTATCAAAACGAAGGCTATACCAAGTCTATGACCCTAACAATTCCACGATCAAACGGTTCTCTAAAGGTCAAAATGAATACTCGCTGGACGCAAAAAGGACGACTATTCATTCATGAACTACTCAAGAAACGAAACATTACCGCAATAATTGATCGGAAAGATATAGGGGCATAG
- a CDS encoding mannosyl-glycoprotein endo-beta-N-acetylglucosamidase — MKPQDFIDKIAPGAVADMKKTRIPASLTIAQAILESAWGESGLTKQGNNLFGIKGTGPAGVCAMPTKENYNGQWTTITANFRAYNNWGESIADHSKLILNGTRDKPTRYHGVLGADYKTACYAIHKGGYATDPDYSGKLIGLIEKYGLATYDKEETTVDKLLANELILVLKTQWKVSDAMGMKEQANYLGELADRVRVASGQEPQNK, encoded by the coding sequence ATGAAACCACAAGATTTTATAGATAAGATTGCACCGGGTGCTGTAGCAGACATGAAGAAAACGAGGATACCTGCCTCTCTTACAATCGCTCAGGCTATTCTTGAATCAGCTTGGGGCGAGAGTGGACTAACTAAGCAAGGGAATAACTTGTTCGGAATTAAAGGAACAGGTCCCGCAGGTGTTTGTGCCATGCCTACAAAGGAGAATTACAACGGTCAATGGACGACCATAACAGCTAATTTCCGAGCCTATAACAACTGGGGAGAGTCTATTGCAGATCATTCCAAACTAATACTAAACGGTACAAGAGACAAGCCTACACGCTATCATGGCGTGTTAGGAGCTGATTATAAGACTGCTTGTTATGCTATCCATAAAGGCGGTTATGCCACTGATCCTGATTATTCAGGTAAACTTATTGGATTGATCGAAAAATACGGACTAGCTACATATGACAAGGAGGAAACAACGGTGGATAAACTGTTAGCAAATGAACTGATTTTGGTTTTGAAAACACAATGGAAAGTTAGTGACGCAATGGGGATGAAGGAGCAAGCGAATTACCTTGGTGAACTTGCCGATCGGGTACGTGTTGCTAGTGGGCAGGAGCCGCAGAACAAGTGA
- a CDS encoding helix-turn-helix domain-containing protein — protein sequence MICYLKTILVMLDMSQQELADTLGVSRNTITSLARNRSVPNLMLAYDIVDALNDQAVEQGLGKQWTVEQIWERKKS from the coding sequence ATGATCTGTTACCTGAAAACAATCCTGGTCATGTTAGATATGTCTCAGCAGGAGTTAGCTGATACACTTGGAGTTAGCCGGAATACGATCACAAGCTTAGCGAGAAACAGGTCAGTGCCAAATCTAATGCTGGCTTATGACATAGTGGATGCATTGAACGACCAAGCCGTTGAACAGGGATTAGGAAAACAATGGACGGTTGAACAAATTTGGGAAAGAAAAAAATCATAG
- a CDS encoding phage portal protein yields the protein MVQTETDRINKIIADGAKSGMTLEEFIQREVDEWKTSKVRELMIKGDKYYRGDSDILTRKREVIGEGGGKVEDKNLANNKLVHNFARKLADQKVGYLLSKPMSVQTNNNTYQTLLGDYIGKAFLRTLKNVGKESINKGKAWLQVYYNEAGELSFKRIPSEEVIPMWKDSAHTELDAVIRVYEVETYEGKKKKTIKKVEYWDTQGVKRYVYGGQLIPDVEIGDEGSTFLLLLL from the coding sequence ATGGTCCAAACAGAAACAGATCGGATTAACAAAATCATTGCCGATGGTGCTAAGTCAGGTATGACGCTAGAAGAGTTTATTCAACGTGAAGTAGATGAATGGAAAACATCAAAAGTCCGAGAGCTTATGATCAAAGGCGACAAATACTACCGTGGTGACAGCGACATTCTAACCCGTAAGCGAGAAGTAATTGGCGAGGGTGGCGGTAAGGTAGAAGATAAGAACCTAGCCAACAACAAGCTTGTACACAACTTTGCAAGGAAACTAGCAGATCAAAAGGTTGGCTATCTACTCTCTAAACCTATGAGCGTACAAACGAATAACAACACATACCAAACCTTGCTAGGAGATTATATTGGCAAGGCTTTTTTGCGCACTCTCAAAAACGTAGGCAAGGAATCTATCAATAAGGGTAAGGCGTGGCTCCAGGTCTATTACAACGAGGCAGGAGAGCTATCATTCAAACGTATCCCTAGCGAAGAGGTCATTCCTATGTGGAAAGATAGCGCGCACACTGAGTTGGACGCTGTTATCCGAGTCTATGAGGTTGAAACGTATGAGGGTAAAAAGAAGAAGACTATCAAAAAAGTGGAATACTGGGACACTCAGGGCGTTAAGCGCTATGTGTATGGTGGACAGCTCATACCAGACGTAGAAATAGGTGACGAGGGTAGTACATTCCTCTTGCTATTGTTGTGA